In a genomic window of Lepisosteus oculatus isolate fLepOcu1 chromosome 5, fLepOcu1.hap2, whole genome shotgun sequence:
- the LOC102689659 gene encoding potassium voltage-gated channel subfamily A member 10, translating to MCSWRVMEVALVNFENTDDIEIGMGDSGDPEYSGYMSEKTALTTSIPDQSHGNNHLPNQQPQSSQTTQSRRGRPSSASLMSNWKLLLNSEGTQNETIFSRLAKECGEDFLDKGGLDDGDQKVIINIAGLRFETQLKTLDQFPETLLGDPQKRMEYFDPMRNEYFFDRNRPSFDGILYYYQSGGKIRRPANVPIDVFADEIIFYELGNEAMDQFREDEGFIKDVEVALPTNEIYRQFWLLFEYPESSNAARAVALVSVFVIIISIVIFCLETLPEFREDLEFIPRVVQLLNQTQEESTSAPFPSPTPKTISKALSDPFFVIETACIVWFFFELCVRFLVCPSRQEFFRNIMNIIDIISIIPYFVTLITELLTDPDTSAGQNMSLAILRIIRLVRVFRIFKLSRHSKGLQILGQTLKASMRELGLLIFFLFIGVILFSSAAYFAEVDEPQTQFTSIPEGFWWAVVTMTTVGYGDMCPITLGGKMVGTLCAIAGVLTIALPVPVIVSNFNYFYHRETENEDKPSLPSELEASLKSSVTAKQGSTTSLNKPNGTWMNDKSKNGKP from the coding sequence ATGTGCAGCTGGAGGGTGATGGAGGTTGCACTCGTAAACTTTGAGAACACCGATGATATCGAAATTGGGATGGGTGATTCTGGGGATCCAGAGTACTCTGGCTACATGAGTGAGAAGACGGCTCTAACCACTAGCATCCCGGATCAGAGCCATGGAAACAACCATTTACCTAACCAGCAACCTCAGTCATCACAAACCACCCAGTCAAGGAGGGGACGACCCAGCAGCGCCAGCCTCATGTCCAACTGGAAACTTCTCTTAAATAGTGAAGGCACACAAAATGAAACCATCTTTAGCAGACTGGCCAAGGAGTGTGGTGAAGACTTCCTAGACAAGGGTGGGTTGGATGATGGAGATCAAAAAGTCATTATCAACATTGCTGGCTTGCGTTTTGAGACACAACTCAAAACTCTAGACCAGTTCCCAGAGACCCTGCTTGGAGACCCCCAAAAAAGGATGGAGTACTTTGACCCCATGAGAAACGAATACTTCTTTGACCGCAACCGACCCAGTTTTGATGGAATTCTATACTATTATCAATCTGGGGGGAAAATTCGCAGACCTGCCAATGTCCCAATAGATGTTTTTGCAGATGAAATAATTTTCTATGAGTTAGGTAATGAAGCCATGGATCAATTCCGGGAAGATGAAGGTTTCATCAAAGATGTAGAGGTAGCTTTACCCACCAATGAGATTTATCGTCAGTTTTGGCTCCTGTTTGAGTACCCGGAGAGCTCGAATGCAGCCAGGGCTGTTGCTTTGGTGTCTgtttttgtcattattatttCTATAGTGATCTTCTGCCTGGAGACCCTCCCCGAGTTCCGTGAAGATCTGGAGTTTATACCCAGAGTTGTGCAGTTGCTCAATCAGACCCAGGAGGAGTCTACCTCTGCTCCGTTCCCCAGTCCCACTCCTAAAACCATCTCAAAGGCTTTGTCAGATCCATTCTTTGTCATCGAAACAGCATGCATCGTCTGGTTTTTCTTTGAACTTTGTGTGCGCTTTCTGGTCTGCCCCAGCAGGCAGGAGTTCTTCCGCAACATCATGAACATCATTGATATTATTTCCATCATCCCATACTTTGTCACCCTCATCACAGAACTTCTAACAGATCCAGATACCAGTGCAGGTCAAAACATGTCCCTTGCTATTCTTCGCATTATCAGACTGGTTAGAGTCTTCCGTATCTTCAAGCTGTCACGACACTCCAAGGGGCTTCAGATTTTAGGACAGACCCTAAAGGCCAGCATGAGGGAGCTGGGTTTGCTTATCTTCTTCCTCTTTATTGGAGTTATTCTTTTCTCCAGCGCTGCCTACTTTGCTGAAGTAGACGAGCCCCAGACTCAGTTTACCAGCATCCCTGAAGGCTTCTGGTGGGCTGTGGTTACTATGACCACAGTGGGTTATGGTGACATGTGCCCCATAACTTTGGGGGGTAAGATGGTGGGCACCCTGTGTGCCATTGCTGGTGTTTTGACCATTGCTCTGCCTGTTCCTGTCATTGTCTCCAACTTCAATTATTTCTACCATCGCGAGACAGAGAATGAGGACAAACCATCCCTTCCTTCTGAGCTAGAAGCCTCCCTGAAATCATCCGTGACCGCCAAGCAAGGGAGCACCACCTCCCTCAATAAACCCAACGGCACCTGGATGAATGATAAATCTAAAAATGGCAAACCATGA